A DNA window from Bacteroides cellulosilyticus contains the following coding sequences:
- a CDS encoding site-specific integrase, with product MLTIREEIKKGEVKSDGTYNVKLRFTLDRKFKRLSTSLFATSKDLTKSLKLKEGTPIKREVDNLVRTYQGICAKLQLEVNACTLDDVFDYLKSERERTRSIDFIQFCKEWLETTSIKGRKNYQSALNSFMNYLGKEHLKTDEVTSQLLNGFKAYLNLKREELVIQLQKQGKRIPSNRTVSLYLGSIRHLFNEAKKKYNDYDKNIILIPNSPFEHVEVPRQEATRKRAIPVDIIKKVWNLPYKDMKKGYKATCRYNLAKDCFILSFCLMGMNSADLYNATEMEGNTIIYNRTKTKDRRLDKAQMKVDIPKLILPLIEKYKDMTGKRLFNFYQYYVDEKGFNKAINYGLKEIGALLEVDDLEYYAARHSWATIALNKVGIDKYTVHAALNHVDDAMKVTDIYIERDFVMENKANAKVMKYVWDK from the coding sequence ATGCTGACTATTAGAGAAGAAATCAAGAAAGGTGAGGTTAAGAGTGACGGAACTTATAATGTAAAGCTTAGGTTTACTCTAGACCGTAAGTTTAAGAGATTGTCTACAAGTCTCTTTGCAACATCTAAGGACTTAACCAAGTCCTTGAAGCTGAAGGAAGGAACTCCTATTAAGCGGGAAGTTGATAATCTTGTCCGTACTTATCAAGGCATATGTGCTAAACTTCAGTTGGAAGTGAATGCTTGCACTTTAGATGATGTGTTCGATTACTTAAAGTCAGAGCGTGAGCGAACACGGTCTATAGATTTCATTCAGTTCTGTAAGGAATGGTTGGAGACGACAAGTATTAAGGGAAGGAAGAACTATCAGTCTGCCCTTAATTCTTTTATGAACTATTTAGGTAAGGAACATTTAAAGACAGATGAAGTTACCTCTCAACTCCTAAATGGTTTCAAGGCATATCTCAACCTTAAGAGAGAAGAATTGGTGATTCAATTACAGAAGCAGGGTAAACGAATACCTTCCAATAGGACAGTTTCACTCTATTTGGGAAGCATAAGACATCTCTTCAATGAAGCTAAGAAGAAATATAATGATTATGATAAGAATATAATTCTTATACCTAACTCTCCATTTGAACATGTAGAAGTTCCTAGGCAGGAAGCTACACGTAAACGAGCAATACCGGTAGACATTATTAAGAAGGTATGGAATCTACCTTATAAGGATATGAAGAAAGGTTATAAGGCTACATGCCGTTATAATCTAGCTAAAGATTGCTTCATACTCTCATTCTGCCTTATGGGTATGAACTCAGCAGACCTTTATAATGCCACTGAGATGGAAGGCAATACAATCATCTATAATCGTACCAAGACGAAAGACCGTAGATTGGATAAAGCTCAAATGAAGGTTGATATACCTAAGTTAATCCTGCCTCTCATTGAGAAGTATAAGGATATGACAGGCAAACGTCTATTCAACTTCTATCAATACTATGTTGACGAGAAGGGATTTAACAAGGCAATCAATTATGGCTTAAAGGAGATTGGAGCGTTGTTGGAAGTGGACGATTTAGAATATTATGCTGCCCGCCATTCATGGGCTACTATAGCACTTAATAAGGTTGGAATTGATAAATACACTGTTCATGCAGCGTTGAATCATGTTGACGATGCAATGAAAGTAACAGACATTTATATTGAGCGTGATTTCGTGATGGAGAACAAAGCTAATGCTAAGGTTATGAAGTATGTTTGGGATAAATGA